Sequence from the Paeniglutamicibacter cryotolerans genome:
TCACATGGACGATCTCGCAACAACCCTCGGTGACATTTCGTCTGTCATCTGGGGGCCCTTCCTGTTGATCCCACTGCTTCTGGGCACCGGGCTCTACCTGACCATCCGCCTCGGCGGGCTGCAGTTCTTCAAGCTGGGCGTCGCACTGCGCCTGGGCCTGCTCAAGCGCAAGGACCCGGGATCTGTTGGTGACATCTCCCAGTTCCAGGCGCTGACCACCGCACTGGCGGCCACCGTCGGCACCGGCAATATCGTCGGCGTGGCAACTGCCATCGGCATCGGCGGTCCGGGTGCCCTCTTCTGGATGTGGGTGACCGGTCTGGTCGGCATGGCAGCCAAGTACTCCGAGGCGTTCCTCGGCGTGCGCTACCGCGCCACCGATACGGCCGGGGAGAAGTCCGGCGGCCCGCAGTACTACCTTGAACGCGGCATCAGGGGCCCGCTGGGCAAGGTCCTGGCATTGACCTTCGCCGTCTTCGCGACGCTGGCCTGCTTCGGCATCGGCAACATGACCCAGGGCAACTCGATCGCCGCAAACATGGAAAAGAGCTTCTCCGTGACCCCTTGGGTCACCGGCGCCGTGCTGACCGTGATGGCCATGGTTGTCCTGGTCGGTGGCATCAAGTCCATCGGCAAGGTCACCGCCGCATTCGTGCCGGTCATGATCATCTTCTACGTGGGCGCAGCCATTTACATCCTGATCGCCAACGTCGCAGCCGTCCCGGCGGCCTTCGGCCAGATCTACTCCGAAGCCTTCACCGGTACCTCGGCGGTCGGCGGATTCGCCGGCTCGGTCATCATCATCGCCGTACAGTTCGGTGTGGCCCGCGGCATCTTCTCCAACGAGTCCGGCATGGGCTCGGCAGCCATCGCCGCAGCAGCAGCCCAGACCTCGCACCCGGTGCGTCAGGGCTTGGTGTCCATGACACAGACCTTCATCGATACCATCATCGTGGTCACCTGCACCGGCCTGGTCATCGTGACCACCGGTGTATGGAACCTGCAGGTTGCTGATCCGGATAAGCCGGGATCGTTGATGCAGATCCCGGCGGCGCTGATGACCGGCGAGGCATTCACCAACGGTCTGCCCGGCCAGTGGGGCCACTGGATTGTGACCATTGGCCTGGTCATGTTCGCCTTCTCCACCAT
This genomic interval carries:
- a CDS encoding alanine/glycine:cation symporter family protein, with amino-acid sequence MDDLATTLGDISSVIWGPFLLIPLLLGTGLYLTIRLGGLQFFKLGVALRLGLLKRKDPGSVGDISQFQALTTALAATVGTGNIVGVATAIGIGGPGALFWMWVTGLVGMAAKYSEAFLGVRYRATDTAGEKSGGPQYYLERGIRGPLGKVLALTFAVFATLACFGIGNMTQGNSIAANMEKSFSVTPWVTGAVLTVMAMVVLVGGIKSIGKVTAAFVPVMIIFYVGAAIYILIANVAAVPAAFGQIYSEAFTGTSAVGGFAGSVIIIAVQFGVARGIFSNESGMGSAAIAAAAAQTSHPVRQGLVSMTQTFIDTIIVVTCTGLVIVTTGVWNLQVADPDKPGSLMQIPAALMTGEAFTNGLPGQWGHWIVTIGLVMFAFSTILGWCYYGERNIERLIGRRAVMPFRVAFSLVVFIGCTVKLEVVWNFSDMMNGLMALPNLIGLLIMSGLIVRETRHYLKHDPKLEATKDEIEAFMADQDSWAEWKSGDVVGSSHAYRKTGKLSEAAERH